The following are encoded together in the Mumia sp. Pv4-285 genome:
- a CDS encoding ABC transporter permease codes for MSLWQFVQDRWSLLWFQGYQHVSLVIQSLVVATLLALVLACVAYRSSRVTSVALSASSVGLTFPSFALFGLLIAFIPNGVTVSVVALAFYGTLPILRNAVVGLARVDPGLVESARGMGMSRTATLLRLEIPLAWPVIVTGIRISAQMLMGIAAIAAYASGPGLGSFIFSGLSRIGGANATNSAWAGTLAIVVLAVLLDLVLNVLGRLTTSRGIRV; via the coding sequence GTGAGTCTGTGGCAGTTCGTTCAGGACCGCTGGTCGCTTCTGTGGTTCCAGGGCTACCAGCACGTGAGCCTCGTCATCCAGTCGCTGGTCGTCGCCACGCTCCTCGCGCTGGTGCTGGCCTGCGTGGCGTACCGCTCTTCCCGCGTCACCTCCGTGGCGCTCTCCGCCAGCTCGGTCGGGCTGACCTTCCCGTCCTTCGCCCTCTTCGGCCTGCTGATCGCGTTCATCCCGAACGGCGTCACCGTGTCGGTCGTCGCGCTGGCGTTCTACGGGACGCTCCCGATCCTGCGCAACGCGGTCGTCGGCCTCGCCCGGGTGGACCCGGGCCTCGTCGAGTCGGCGCGAGGCATGGGCATGAGCCGTACGGCGACGCTGCTGCGGCTCGAGATCCCGCTGGCCTGGCCGGTGATCGTCACCGGCATCCGGATCTCGGCCCAGATGCTCATGGGCATCGCCGCCATCGCCGCGTACGCGTCGGGGCCGGGCCTGGGCTCGTTCATCTTCTCCGGGCTGTCGCGCATCGGCGGCGCCAACGCGACCAACTCCGCCTGGGCGGGGACGCTGGCCATCGTGGTCCTGGCGGTCCTGCTCGACCTCGTCCTCAACGTGCTGGGACGCCTGACCACCTCGAGGGGTATCCGTGTCTGA
- a CDS encoding SRPBCC family protein: protein MKDLIAELEAVRRSVGDATLPAGDAKVVALSRTYPAPIDDVWDAVTNPERIPRWFLPITGDLRLGGTYQLEGNAGGEIRVCEAPKRLLVTWVMGDAGPEDSSLVEVRLEPEGDEVTRLVLEHTAVMPPEMWDQFGPGATGVGWDLGLVGLWAHLTGVETGSPEEMDRDPAVRAAMSHSSDEWGAALAVAGGDPDDVAAKVAATTAFYVPPLETL, encoded by the coding sequence ATGAAGGACCTGATCGCGGAGCTGGAAGCCGTACGCCGCAGCGTCGGTGACGCGACGCTGCCTGCGGGAGACGCGAAGGTCGTCGCGCTGTCGCGGACCTACCCCGCGCCGATCGACGACGTGTGGGACGCAGTGACCAACCCCGAGCGCATCCCCCGTTGGTTCTTGCCGATCACCGGAGACCTCCGGCTCGGCGGGACCTACCAGCTCGAGGGCAATGCCGGCGGTGAGATCAGGGTCTGCGAGGCGCCGAAGCGGCTGCTGGTCACGTGGGTGATGGGCGACGCCGGCCCCGAGGACTCGTCACTCGTCGAGGTGCGCCTGGAACCGGAGGGAGACGAGGTCACCCGGCTCGTGCTCGAGCACACCGCCGTCATGCCCCCCGAGATGTGGGACCAGTTCGGACCTGGCGCGACCGGCGTCGGCTGGGACCTCGGCCTCGTCGGTCTGTGGGCCCACCTCACCGGGGTCGAGACGGGCTCGCCGGAGGAGATGGACCGGGACCCCGCCGTACGGGCAGCGATGAGCCACAGCAGCGACGAGTGGGGCGCTGCGCTGGCCGTGGCGGGAGGCGATCCGGACGACGTCGCCGCCAAGGTCGCGGCCA
- a CDS encoding aspartate carbamoyltransferase catalytic subunit has protein sequence MRHLLSTGDLSRDDAVLLLDTAEEMLSVAQRPIKKLPTLRGQTVVNLFFEDSTRTRISFEAAAKRLSADVINFAAKGSSVSKGESLKDTALTLQAMGADAVVIRHGASGAPARLARAGWIDSAILNAGDGSHEHPTQALLDAFTMRRHLAPSGDRSLEGRRVAIVGDVLHSRVARSNALLLATLGAEVTLVAPPTLMPYGVGSWPVETSYDLDSVLAKSDAVMMLRVQTERMNAAFFPSAREYSRRYGLDTKRMAKLPDHAIVMHPGPMNRGMEITADVADSVRSVIVEQVTNGVAVRMAALYLLLSGARTPETAATHDLTEGLA, from the coding sequence ATGCGACACCTCCTCTCCACCGGTGACCTGAGCCGCGACGACGCCGTCCTCCTCCTCGACACCGCCGAGGAGATGCTCAGCGTCGCGCAGCGCCCGATCAAGAAGCTCCCGACGCTGCGCGGGCAGACGGTCGTCAACCTCTTCTTCGAGGACTCGACCCGCACCCGCATCTCGTTCGAGGCAGCCGCCAAGCGGTTGAGCGCCGACGTGATCAACTTCGCCGCGAAGGGCTCCAGCGTGTCCAAGGGCGAGAGCCTCAAGGACACCGCGCTCACGCTGCAGGCGATGGGCGCCGACGCCGTAGTCATCCGCCACGGCGCCTCCGGTGCACCGGCCCGTCTCGCGCGCGCCGGCTGGATCGACTCGGCCATCCTCAACGCCGGTGACGGCTCGCACGAGCACCCCACCCAGGCGCTCCTCGACGCGTTCACGATGCGTCGCCACCTCGCTCCCAGCGGCGACCGGAGCCTCGAGGGCCGCCGCGTCGCGATCGTCGGCGACGTCCTGCACAGCCGCGTCGCGCGCTCCAACGCACTGCTGCTGGCGACCCTAGGCGCCGAGGTCACCCTCGTCGCCCCGCCGACCCTGATGCCGTACGGCGTGGGGTCGTGGCCGGTCGAGACCTCGTACGACCTCGACTCCGTCCTCGCGAAGTCCGACGCCGTCATGATGCTGCGCGTCCAGACCGAGCGGATGAACGCCGCGTTCTTCCCCAGTGCCCGTGAGTACAGCCGCCGCTACGGTCTCGACACCAAGCGCATGGCGAAGCTCCCGGACCACGCGATCGTCATGCACCCGGGCCCGATGAACCGCGGCATGGAGATCACCGCCGACGTCGCCGACTCGGTGCGCTCGGTGATCGTCGAGCAGGTCACGAACGGCGTCGCCGTACGCATGGCCGCGCTCTACCTGCTGCTGAGCGGCGCCCGCACCCCCGAGACAGCCGCTACCCACGACCTGACAGAAGGACTGGCATGA
- a CDS encoding ArsR/SmtB family transcription factor — MGAFDVLGDPVRRRIIEHLAAGERSAGEVAALVADEFSISQPAVSQHLRVLRENGFATVRVDGARRMYALDPRPLGDVEDWATRLRLLWEQPLDALATELARGARERRRARAAEAEGADTDTETRRTP; from the coding sequence GTGGGAGCATTCGACGTCCTCGGGGACCCCGTCCGACGACGCATCATCGAGCACCTCGCCGCAGGCGAACGCTCTGCCGGCGAGGTGGCGGCGCTGGTCGCCGACGAGTTCTCGATCAGCCAGCCGGCGGTCTCCCAGCACCTCCGGGTGCTCCGCGAGAACGGCTTCGCGACCGTACGCGTCGACGGCGCGCGCCGCATGTACGCGCTCGACCCGCGGCCGCTCGGCGACGTCGAGGACTGGGCCACGCGCCTGCGGCTGCTCTGGGAGCAACCGCTCGACGCCCTGGCCACCGAGCTCGCCCGCGGCGCGCGCGAGCGACGTCGCGCACGGGCCGCCGAGGCCGAAGGCGCCGACACCGACACCGAGACGAGGAGAACGCCATGA
- the pyrR gene encoding bifunctional pyr operon transcriptional regulator/uracil phosphoribosyltransferase PyrR, with the protein MPLSGSGPSGPGSTGTASTVVLDAADISRALTRITHEIIEKNRGASQVVVLGIPTRGVELGRRVAERMSEVDGHPVPYGSLDITMYRDDLRLKPARALERTDIPVDLDDRIVVLVDDVLFSGRTIRAALDALNDLGRPRAVQLAVLVDRGHRQLPIRADFVGKNLPTSLAEQVKVTVSGHDERDEVRIVSAPKVGPGEIA; encoded by the coding sequence CTGCCCTTGTCCGGTTCCGGCCCGTCGGGCCCCGGATCGACCGGCACAGCTTCGACCGTCGTGCTCGACGCAGCCGACATCTCCCGCGCGCTGACGCGGATCACCCACGAGATCATCGAGAAGAACCGCGGTGCCTCGCAGGTCGTGGTCCTCGGCATCCCCACCCGCGGCGTCGAGCTGGGCCGCCGGGTCGCCGAGCGCATGAGCGAGGTCGACGGCCACCCCGTGCCGTACGGGTCCCTCGACATCACGATGTACCGCGACGACCTGCGGCTCAAGCCGGCCCGCGCCCTCGAGCGGACGGACATCCCCGTCGACCTCGACGACCGCATCGTCGTCCTCGTCGACGACGTGCTCTTCTCCGGACGGACGATCCGTGCCGCGCTGGACGCGCTCAACGACCTCGGGCGGCCTCGCGCCGTCCAGCTCGCCGTCCTGGTGGACCGAGGGCACCGCCAGCTGCCGATCCGGGCGGACTTCGTCGGCAAGAACCTCCCGACGTCCCTCGCCGAGCAGGTGAAGGTCACCGTCAGCGGTCACGACGAGCGCGACGAGGTCCGGATCGTGTCGGCCCCGAAGGTCGGACCAGGGGAGATCGCCTGA
- a CDS encoding glycine betaine ABC transporter substrate-binding protein — MRTRNTRTTRHTVPRRPPLRRTLVGIAALTVTALVAGCGLENANGYIAPAEPAAIEHQDSLEGVEITVGSKDFTEQLVLGNMYATILQTAGATVTNRSNIAGSVGVRNALLNGSVDVSPEYTGTGWISYLGHDKPIKGEQEQWQAVHDEDLANGLTWLPFSPVNNTYAFAMGPDASERLGITSLSEIKDLPVAERTFCVEDEFFSREDGFQPMLTTYGLEYGKDVPAGNVLRMDTGVVYDATARGECNFGEVFTTDGRILALDLTVLEDDKGFFPLYNLAPVIQTDLVEDHPEVADVFAQLQPLLTNEVLLELNAKVDVDGGEPALVARDWLREQGLVD; from the coding sequence ATGCGCACCCGCAACACCCGCACCACCCGCCACACCGTTCCTCGCCGCCCGCCGCTGCGCCGTACCCTCGTCGGCATCGCCGCACTCACCGTCACGGCCCTGGTCGCCGGCTGCGGTCTCGAGAACGCCAACGGCTACATCGCTCCCGCCGAGCCCGCCGCCATCGAGCACCAGGACTCGCTCGAGGGCGTCGAGATCACCGTCGGGTCGAAGGACTTCACCGAGCAGCTGGTCCTCGGCAACATGTACGCGACGATCCTGCAGACGGCAGGCGCCACGGTCACCAACCGCAGCAACATCGCGGGAAGCGTCGGCGTCCGCAACGCCCTGCTCAACGGCTCGGTCGACGTGTCGCCCGAGTACACCGGCACGGGGTGGATCAGCTATCTCGGTCACGACAAGCCGATCAAGGGCGAGCAGGAGCAGTGGCAGGCGGTCCACGACGAGGACCTGGCCAACGGGCTGACCTGGCTGCCGTTCAGCCCGGTCAACAACACGTACGCGTTCGCGATGGGGCCTGATGCGTCCGAGAGGCTCGGCATCACGAGCCTCTCGGAGATCAAGGACCTGCCGGTCGCGGAGCGCACCTTCTGTGTCGAGGACGAGTTCTTCAGCCGCGAGGACGGCTTCCAGCCGATGCTGACGACGTACGGCCTCGAGTACGGCAAGGACGTGCCCGCCGGCAACGTGCTGCGGATGGACACCGGCGTCGTGTACGACGCGACGGCGCGCGGCGAGTGCAACTTCGGCGAGGTCTTCACGACCGACGGCCGCATCCTCGCCCTCGACCTCACCGTCCTCGAGGACGACAAGGGCTTCTTCCCCCTCTACAACCTGGCACCGGTGATCCAGACCGACCTCGTCGAGGACCATCCCGAGGTCGCCGACGTGTTCGCGCAGCTCCAGCCCCTCCTCACCAACGAGGTGCTGCTCGAGCTGAACGCGAAGGTCGACGTCGACGGGGGAGAGCCCGCACTCGTCGCTCGCGACTGGCTGCGCGAGCAGGGTCTCGTCGACTGA
- a CDS encoding ABC transporter permease, which translates to MSTVTEPATEEAVAGAITTTATDGAGTMRRGRAVGQLVACVAVFAALLVYVSVADLSSVEARNLSTERLLTLSWQHFLLAMAAAVLVIVLAIPLGILLTRGPMRRFSTPITAVAGFGQAAPAIGLIVIAALYFGTGRFPFICALAVYGILPVLANVVTGIDGVDPRLVEAARGMGMSAFSTLVRVELPLAIPVIMTGVRTALVLMTGTAALGGFVNAGGLGTLVNTGIKLGLDNVLIVGALAIAALALFIDWLARVIEQAATPKGL; encoded by the coding sequence GTGAGCACCGTCACCGAGCCGGCCACCGAGGAGGCGGTCGCAGGGGCGATCACGACCACGGCGACCGACGGAGCCGGGACGATGCGGCGGGGTCGTGCGGTCGGCCAGCTCGTCGCGTGCGTGGCGGTGTTCGCGGCGCTGCTCGTGTACGTCTCGGTCGCCGACCTGTCGTCGGTCGAGGCGCGCAACCTGAGCACCGAGCGGCTGCTGACCCTCTCCTGGCAGCACTTCCTGCTGGCCATGGCCGCCGCGGTCCTCGTCATCGTGCTGGCGATCCCGCTGGGCATCCTGCTGACCCGCGGCCCGATGCGGCGGTTCTCGACGCCGATCACCGCCGTGGCCGGCTTCGGCCAGGCCGCGCCGGCGATCGGCCTGATCGTGATCGCCGCCCTCTACTTCGGCACGGGGAGGTTCCCCTTCATCTGCGCCCTCGCGGTGTACGGGATCCTGCCGGTCCTCGCCAACGTCGTCACCGGCATCGACGGCGTCGACCCGCGACTCGTCGAAGCCGCCCGAGGGATGGGCATGTCGGCGTTCAGCACCCTCGTCCGGGTCGAGCTGCCGCTCGCGATCCCGGTGATCATGACGGGTGTCCGCACCGCCCTCGTCCTCATGACCGGCACGGCCGCCCTCGGGGGGTTCGTCAACGCCGGCGGGCTCGGGACGCTGGTCAACACCGGCATCAAGCTCGGCCTCGACAACGTTCTGATCGTGGGCGCCCTGGCCATCGCGGCCCTCGCCCTGTTCATCGACTGGCTCGCCCGCGTGATCGAGCAGGCGGCGACGCCGAAGGGACTCTGA
- a CDS encoding dihydroorotase — MTATVIRNASLLGADVADVRIVDGVIAEIGADLDVSDADVIDADGLIALPGLVDLHTHLREPGREDAETVESGTRSAAAGGFTLVHAMANTDPVADTAGVVEQVWRLGREHGFCDVAPVGAVTVGLSGDKLAELGAMADSAARVRVFSDDGKCVSDAVLMRRALEYVKAFDGVIAQHAQEPRLTEGAQMNEGELSGVLGLTGWPAVAEEAIIARDVLLAEHVGSRLHVCHLSTRGSVEIVRWAKSRGIDVTAEVTPHHLLLTDELATTYDPIYKVNPPLRTADDVAALREALAEGVIDIVATDHAPHPSEDKDCEWAAAAFGMIGLETALSVVQHTMVDTGLLDWAGVADRMSARPAAIGRVAAHGRPLAIGEPANLVLYDPAARRVIRPEDAVSRSRNTPYRGIELPGRVVATFLRGRATVLDGTVVEEVAA; from the coding sequence ATGACCGCCACAGTGATCCGCAACGCCTCTCTCCTGGGAGCCGACGTCGCGGACGTGCGCATCGTCGACGGAGTGATCGCCGAGATCGGCGCCGACCTTGACGTGTCCGACGCCGACGTGATCGACGCCGACGGCCTGATCGCCCTGCCCGGCCTCGTCGACCTCCACACCCACCTGCGTGAGCCCGGCCGCGAGGACGCCGAGACGGTCGAGTCCGGCACCCGGTCGGCGGCCGCCGGCGGCTTCACCCTGGTCCACGCCATGGCCAACACCGATCCGGTCGCGGACACCGCCGGGGTCGTCGAGCAGGTCTGGCGGCTCGGCCGCGAGCACGGCTTCTGCGACGTGGCCCCCGTCGGCGCGGTGACCGTCGGCCTGTCCGGCGACAAGCTGGCCGAGCTCGGTGCGATGGCCGACTCCGCCGCCCGCGTCCGGGTGTTCTCCGACGACGGCAAGTGCGTCTCGGACGCGGTGCTGATGAGGCGCGCCCTCGAGTACGTGAAGGCGTTCGACGGCGTGATCGCCCAGCACGCCCAGGAGCCGCGCCTCACCGAGGGCGCCCAGATGAACGAGGGCGAGCTCTCCGGCGTCCTCGGCCTGACCGGCTGGCCTGCCGTCGCCGAGGAGGCGATCATCGCCCGCGACGTCCTGCTCGCCGAGCACGTCGGCTCGCGGCTGCACGTCTGCCACCTGTCGACGCGTGGTTCCGTCGAGATCGTGCGGTGGGCGAAGTCCCGCGGCATCGACGTCACCGCCGAGGTCACTCCGCACCACCTGCTGCTGACCGACGAGCTCGCCACGACGTACGACCCGATCTACAAGGTCAACCCGCCGCTGCGGACGGCCGACGACGTCGCCGCGCTGCGCGAGGCGCTCGCCGAGGGCGTCATCGACATCGTCGCGACCGACCACGCCCCGCACCCCAGCGAGGACAAGGACTGCGAGTGGGCCGCGGCCGCTTTCGGCATGATCGGCCTCGAGACGGCGCTCTCGGTCGTCCAGCACACGATGGTCGATACCGGCCTGCTGGACTGGGCCGGCGTGGCCGACCGGATGTCGGCACGCCCCGCCGCTATCGGGCGGGTCGCCGCGCACGGGCGCCCGCTCGCGATCGGCGAGCCGGCGAACCTCGTCCTGTACGACCCCGCCGCACGCCGCGTCATCCGTCCCGAGGACGCCGTGTCGCGCTCCCGCAACACCCCGTACCGGGGGATCGAGCTGCCCGGCCGCGTCGTCGCGACCTTCCTGCGGGGTCGCGCGACCGTCCTGGACGGCACCGTCGTCGAGGAGGTGGCCGCATGA
- the carA gene encoding glutamine-hydrolyzing carbamoyl-phosphate synthase small subunit, with translation MSAVPSTRPSRTPAILVLEDGRTFRGESYGALGETVGEAVFSTGMTGYQETLTDPSYRRQVVVMTAPHVGNTGVNTEDPESGRIWVAGYVVRDPARVASSWRATRTLEEELSEQGVVGISGIDTRALTRHLRERGAMRVGISSVSEDAETLLATVQAAPQMSGADLAGEVTTAEPYVVPAIGDKQLTVAAVDLGIKSMTPQRMAERGIEVHVLPADATLEQVHATGADGVFFSNGPGDPAATTDAVGLLQEVLRDRTPFFGICFGNQMLGRALGLQTFKLKYGHRGINQPVMDRTTGKVEVTAHNHGFAVEWPTDLDTSVATPYGKASVSHVCLNDDVVEGLEVRDADGELLAFSVQYHPEAAAGPHDAEYLFDRFADLMHARRNPGSDAEGTAL, from the coding sequence ATGAGCGCGGTCCCGAGCACCCGCCCGTCCCGCACGCCCGCGATCCTCGTCCTCGAGGACGGGCGCACGTTCCGCGGGGAGTCGTACGGCGCCCTCGGCGAGACCGTCGGCGAGGCGGTGTTCTCCACCGGCATGACCGGCTACCAGGAGACGCTGACCGACCCCTCGTACCGTCGCCAGGTCGTCGTGATGACCGCGCCGCACGTCGGCAACACCGGCGTGAACACCGAGGACCCCGAGTCCGGCCGGATCTGGGTCGCCGGCTACGTCGTCCGTGACCCGGCCCGGGTCGCGAGCAGCTGGCGGGCCACCCGCACCCTCGAGGAGGAGCTCTCCGAGCAGGGCGTCGTCGGCATCAGTGGCATCGACACCCGGGCGCTGACCCGCCACCTGCGTGAGCGGGGAGCGATGCGCGTCGGCATCAGCTCGGTGTCCGAGGACGCCGAGACCCTGCTCGCCACCGTCCAGGCGGCTCCGCAGATGAGCGGTGCCGACCTCGCGGGCGAGGTCACCACGGCCGAGCCGTACGTCGTGCCGGCGATCGGCGACAAGCAGCTGACGGTCGCCGCGGTCGACCTCGGCATCAAGTCGATGACCCCGCAGCGGATGGCCGAGCGGGGCATCGAGGTGCACGTGCTCCCGGCCGACGCCACGCTCGAGCAGGTCCACGCGACCGGTGCCGACGGCGTGTTCTTCTCCAACGGACCGGGCGACCCGGCGGCGACCACCGACGCGGTGGGACTGCTGCAGGAGGTGCTGCGCGACCGTACGCCGTTCTTCGGGATCTGCTTCGGCAACCAGATGCTCGGGCGAGCGCTCGGGCTGCAGACCTTCAAGCTCAAGTACGGCCACCGGGGCATCAACCAGCCCGTGATGGACCGCACGACCGGCAAGGTCGAGGTCACCGCGCACAACCACGGTTTCGCCGTCGAGTGGCCCACGGACCTCGACACCTCGGTCGCCACGCCGTACGGGAAGGCCTCGGTCAGCCACGTCTGCCTCAACGACGACGTGGTCGAGGGGCTCGAGGTGCGTGACGCCGACGGCGAGCTGCTCGCGTTCAGCGTCCAGTACCACCCCGAGGCGGCCGCCGGCCCGCACGACGCCGAGTACCTCTTCGACCGCTTCGCCGATCTCATGCACGCGAGACGGAACCCTGGCTCCGACGCAGAAGGGACGGCGCTCTGA
- a CDS encoding betaine/proline/choline family ABC transporter ATP-binding protein (Members of the family are the ATP-binding subunit of ABC transporters for substrates such as betaine, L-proline or other amino acids, choline, carnitine, etc. The substrate specificity is best determined from the substrate-binding subunit, rather than this subunit, as it interacts with the permease subunit and not with substrate directly.), whose translation MSETDVNTADMPSADGQETQVHGQRILLDGVTKRYPGQKAPAVDDITLEIPAGEIVMLVGPSGCGKTTTLKMINRLIEPSEGRILIGDEDVTRKDPDELRRHVGYVIQGAGLFPHLTVAKNIALVPKLLGWDRSRTDARVTEMLELVNLDPEQYAGRYPRELSGGQQQRVGVARALAADPPVLLMDEPFGAVDPITRQRLQDELLRLQEELRKTIVFVTHDFDEAVKLGDRIAILQVGSEIAQYDTPDAILANPANEFVEGFIGHGAALKQLTLTRVRDVDLHEAAVARVGEDPSAAIGAAEQLGREHVIVLDAAGRPLRWLSLRDLRRPNALSTVARDENLESVSLASTLNDALDEMLTSSHGVVVVTGRRGRYEGVVRIETVMEAMQGLQSSAHEAGKVTR comes from the coding sequence GTGTCTGAGACCGACGTGAACACCGCCGACATGCCGTCCGCCGACGGCCAGGAGACGCAGGTCCACGGCCAGCGGATCCTTCTCGACGGGGTGACGAAGCGCTACCCGGGTCAGAAGGCCCCCGCCGTCGACGACATCACGCTCGAGATCCCGGCCGGCGAGATCGTCATGCTCGTCGGGCCGTCCGGGTGCGGCAAGACGACGACGTTGAAGATGATCAACCGGCTGATCGAGCCGTCGGAGGGACGCATCCTCATCGGCGACGAGGACGTCACGCGCAAGGACCCGGACGAGCTCCGCCGCCACGTCGGCTACGTGATCCAGGGCGCCGGCCTCTTCCCGCACCTCACCGTCGCCAAGAACATCGCGCTGGTCCCGAAGCTGCTCGGGTGGGACAGGTCCCGCACCGACGCGCGCGTCACCGAGATGCTCGAGCTGGTCAACCTCGACCCCGAGCAGTACGCCGGGCGCTACCCGCGCGAGCTCTCCGGAGGTCAGCAGCAGCGGGTGGGTGTCGCACGCGCACTCGCCGCCGACCCGCCGGTGCTGCTCATGGACGAGCCGTTCGGCGCGGTCGACCCGATCACGCGGCAGCGGCTCCAGGACGAGCTGCTGCGCCTGCAGGAGGAGCTGCGCAAGACGATCGTGTTCGTCACGCACGACTTCGACGAGGCGGTCAAGCTCGGCGACCGGATCGCGATCCTCCAGGTCGGGTCCGAGATCGCTCAGTACGACACCCCGGACGCGATCCTCGCCAACCCGGCCAACGAGTTCGTCGAGGGCTTCATCGGCCACGGGGCGGCGCTCAAGCAGCTGACCCTCACGCGGGTCCGCGACGTGGACCTGCACGAGGCGGCCGTCGCCCGCGTCGGGGAGGACCCGTCCGCCGCCATCGGTGCCGCCGAGCAGCTGGGTCGTGAGCACGTGATCGTCCTCGACGCAGCCGGACGCCCGCTGCGCTGGCTGTCGCTGCGCGACCTTCGCCGCCCGAACGCGCTCAGCACGGTCGCCCGCGACGAGAACCTCGAGTCCGTGAGCCTCGCCTCGACCCTCAACGACGCGCTGGACGAGATGCTGACGTCGTCGCACGGTGTCGTCGTGGTGACCGGGCGCCGGGGCCGGTACGAGGGAGTCGTCCGGATCGAGACCGTCATGGAGGCCATGCAAGGTCTCCAGTCCTCGGCCCACGAGGCCGGGAAGGTCACCCGGTGA